The sequence GAGAACGCAGACGAGAAGATGACTGGGCAGCCCCTGGCAAAGGCCGATATAGGCGCCGGGCCATGAGCCCATAGCAGACAAGAGTGACCACGCAGGGTATGCCAAAGAGCAGCCCCATGATTATTGAGCTGAAGTGGACATAGTGGTCAAACTCCTCAGGCCGAGTGGTGTCATGGCACAGGATGGTATCCCCCCTGGAGCTGGTTGTGACAAAGAACAGATTGGGCACAAGACAGCTGGCTACAACCAACCAAACTGCCAGGCAGAGAAGGCCTGCGAGTCTTGGGCGGCCCCAACGTATTGCTCTCAGGGGATGGCAGATTCCAAGGTAGCGGTGCACACTGATGCAGGTGAGGAAAAGGACACTGCAGTAGAGGTTCCAGTAGAAAAGGAAGCGGATGAACTTGCAGAGCTCAGTGCCAAAGGGCCAGTGATTTCGGGCTGCATAATAGTAGATGAGGGTGGGCAGTGACAGCACATACAAAGTGTCTGACAAAGCCAAGTGGAACATGTAGGTGGTCGTTGCATCCCAGGGTCGGAGGTGAAAGAGGAAGAGCCAGAGGGTTGGAGCATTGAGGACTAGACCCAGCACAAAAACAACTGCGTAGCTCACAGGCAGCAGGATGAACTTGAACTCTTCATCAAACCAGCAGTCCAGCTCCACCTCACTGTTGCCAGGATCTGAGTTGGGCCCTGGGGTTGTGAGCAGTGAGGATTCTGCACTGGCCATGGTCCCTCCTAGAGGTGAAAAAGGCAGAAGTGAGGGTATTGTATTTCCCTGTCCCTCCTACCCCCAGCCctgatctgggggggggggggaggggaagggagagaacagGGAGGGCAATGGTTGAAGCATTAGTGGGAGCTGAGCTGAGAAGAGTAAATCTGGATGTAACCCAGGCCAGCTGGGCCCCTGCCCGAAATCTCTTGGTCCAGCCAGGAGAGTGGTGAGTAGTAGGCAGTGCTGGGAAGACAGTCAGTTTTTTGGGGTTGTTCTCATTCTAGGGCTGACTCTGTCTTCCAGAGCTTGGCTAGCTGAAGTGGGTAGAGGCCTACTAGGACTCTCCAATGTAAGAAGATGCCCAACCTCTAATTACCTCCTAGATCATCACAGCAGCTGTGTCCCTGTGAAGAGAACATCTCTCCATTAGGGAACTTCACCTCTCCTCTCACCCTGCTCCCAGTATCTTTGCACTACAGTTACTTCTGACGCCTGGTCCAGCCCAGGAACCCCATCACCACTCTTACCCAAGAAACTTGGCAGGTCTCCTACCTGGTCCCCTTGAAGCTGAGCCCAGATGACTCTGTCACCCTTCTCCTTGGCAGCCAGAGGGCCTGTTCCTGGgggcagggttggggtggggcctGTCCCTCTTCCTGTCCTGGGAGACTGTCAGAGCAAGAAAGGCCCATCAAGATTATCTAGTCCAACCCACTCACTATATAGATTGCAAAAGAGGCCCAGCGAGATTACTATTTAACAGCTTCTAAATGACTGTAGGAGAGAGTACACAAGGAAACGTCTAAGTTAACAGATAAAGAGCCCGGCCACTTGAGTTAAATAAAACTACAAGATGATCATACATTCTGTGTAAGTGAGCAGAAACatgataaataaatgttaacatgGGCAACTACAAGATAACACACTGAAAGATTTTATAAAATCTAAGCTTCTCATATAAATCTTAACTCCATGTGCATATGATTATAGCAAATGCTTATGTAGCACCTTCTTTGTGCAAGGCACTAAGTGCTTTACACTTATTAATGGCCCCCAGGCTCTCTATTGAAGTGGGTAATATTATCGTCCCtattttgctgatgagaaaactaaagcacagagagtTTAAGTATTTTGTTAATTCATGGTAGAACTAAGATTTGAATCCAAGCAGGCCTGCCCTTGAATCAGGCTCTAGCATCCATGTACTTAATTACTATGCTTAGTCACCTCTCTAAGCCACTGGCCATAAACCACAGATGGATAAGCAAATATTTCCTGAGAGATAACTATGTACTTGGCCCAACTCTAGTAAACAGAACAGACAAAAACTTCTACTCTAATGAAGCTTACACACTAGCGGGagggaaaagataaaattaacaagtaaaatatatagatttttatcattattatagagaaaaactaaaggagGAAAAGGGAATGCTGAAGGAAGAGAGGATTGCTGTTTTAAATATTAAGGTGACTTTTGAATAAAGACCAGGTGGTTGTGAGGAAGGGGAAACATAGAAATGAGGTCAGAGATTTTGGCAGGGGCCAGATCATGAAGGTCATTGGAAGCCATTGCGAGGACTCCTTGGCTTTTACTTTCAGTGAATAGGAAGCCATGTAGGGCTTAGAAGAGACAACTGTCGGGATCTGATGTACCCTTCAGAAGAATCACTGGCTAGCTCCAGGTTGAGAATAGACTGCAGGGCTGGGGACACAGGAGGCAGACCAGTTCCGAGGCTGTTGCCAATAGAGATGATGGTGAACCAGGCTGGTGAAAGTGGTGCAAAGTGGTCAGATTATGGCTAGATTTTCAAAGTAGATACCAGATTTCCTGATGTGGGGTGTGTGAAAAAGGGATGATGAGTCAATAATGACTACAAGATTTCtggcctgagcaactggaagAATGAGTTAATGTTGACAGAGATGGAGTTATTGACGGCTGTAAGAGGAAAGATAGGGAGTTCAATGTTCAGCCTGTCAATATTTCAAGATGTTTATTACTTTATGTCAGAGGAGATGGCCAGGAGGCAGTTCTCTCCTCCCCACATATGCTAGCCAACTCCCTTACAGACTCCATCCCTTCCTACACACCAACTCATCTCTCTCTATCACTACAGGCAATACTGGTCTGAATATAGCAGATAAAGCCTAGATGTTTGAGAGTCATGTGTCCAGGAATGCCCAGTTGTCAGGAGTTCTGGACCCTAGGCTCTCTTGGGGCTAACTACAGTCTTAGTGATCATGGAGGTCTTAGGCATAGGAGGCAAGCTCTGGGCCTGAAGGCCTCTGAGGATAAAGTGGGTAGTGCTTGGGGAAAGGGAGCAGGCTAGAGCAGAATCCACTCTGAAGGGAACTGGCAAACAATGGGGACTCTGAACCTGATCTTCAGGTCCTAAGAATGCTGCCCAGCTGGATCCTACAagtgagaggaggaggc comes from Eptesicus fuscus isolate TK198812 chromosome 1, DD_ASM_mEF_20220401, whole genome shotgun sequence and encodes:
- the P2RY4 gene encoding LOW QUALITY PROTEIN: P2Y purinoceptor 4 (The sequence of the model RefSeq protein was modified relative to this genomic sequence to represent the inferred CDS: inserted 1 base in 1 codon) gives rise to the protein MASAESSLLTTPGPNSDPGNSEVELDCWFDEEFKFILLPVSYAVVFVLGLVLNAPTLWLFLFHLRPWDATTTYMFHLALSDTLYVLSLPTLIYYYAARNHWPFGTELCKFIRFLFYWNLYCSVLFLTCISVHRYLGICHPLRAIRWGRPRLAGLLCLAVWLVVASCLVPNLFFVTTSSRGDTILCHDTTRPEEFDHYVHFSSIIMGLLFGIPCVVTLVCYGLMARRLYRPLPGAAQSSSRLRSLRTIAVVLTVFAVCFVPFHITRTIYYMARLLEADCQVLNIVNVVYKVTRPLASANSCLDPVLYLLTGDKYRRQLWKLCTGGTPQPPRAASSLALVSLPEGSSYRRTAXPQDSGCPTPRADKL